In Leishmania panamensis strain MHOM/PA/94/PSC-1 chromosome 18 sequence, the following proteins share a genomic window:
- a CDS encoding hypothetical protein (TriTrypDB/GeneDB-style sysID: LpmP.18.1630) produces MSEWERQRLPRIQGVAAFRKGDIYAMPAVPAAYRTSKPRSNPYTSPEMLGRIYSSSIPYHTTDRAASTYGCAVHVGRLRGVPAGSWAVPRKDLHRSPPHHLMPLASSYPAPVGYFTDALHFAQVVEESQRTAIKFEERRYWLRLLDHDATRARRTVPTSQQPRLLAWEAESPRRVETPKPPMSIMVAYESVPPVPESNLKIGSQHILSLPRLRVLRQEKSYGITKNGIHTHTDSVRTVGTAAGKQSWPSLFLADEQLPRLPAEEAHLPTLSVQFAGPPRLIMSTPDDRDAGDLCELREQEAPPLKDTLFAPCPIPASTSRGCSKPTSVVAPLSAFMVEAPVRCAVAHDDSRTPLKTPPAVGAPRDNKETSAHLDTRYTERLLDAPRSADAHKSLQELQSPQLTAQEEGLLQECTSMKEEVHSSEGVTFADPAELCALRTAEATALVSSLFLTTSSPLPRMGSGEATSVKSLADATVLTEDEATANSPSSVPPARTPRATQGNLKQLRWQVSRTIVDSILACTAAVDSVPMYRLEMYSAYEVEEPAIAVTLFQPPLPLQTFLEDHHASALLPPAPASADKGDLYQLRHQLAHELVTLVTQSTHTT; encoded by the coding sequence ATGTCGGAGTGGGAGAGgcagcgcctgccgcgcATTCAGGGTGTGGCGGCGTTTCGAAAAGGCGACATTTACGCGATGCCCGCTGTGCCAGCAGCCTATCGTACTTCTAAACCGCGCTCTAACCCGTACACTAGCCCAGAAATGCTTGGCCGCATCTACTCCTCGAGCATACCATACCACACCACGGACAGAGCCGCGAGCACATACGGTTGCGCAGTCCATGTGGGCCGTCTTCGTGGTGTGCCCGCCGGAAGCTGGGCAGTCCCAAGAAAGGATCTGCACCGCAGTCCTCCACACCATCTGATGCCTCTCGCATCTTCTTACCCGGCACCGGTCGGATACTTCACCGATGCGTTGCACTTCGCACAGGTCGTGGAGGAGTCTCAGCGAACCGCCATCAAATTCGAAGAGCGTCGCTACTGGCTGCGCTTGCTGGACCACGACGCGACTCGCGCGCGGAGGACTGTGCCTACTTCTCAGCAGCCACGACTTCTCGCCTGGGAAGCGGAGTCGCCCCGGCGCGTGGAGACACCCAAGCCTCCCATGTCCATCATGGTAGCCTACGAGTCTGTGCCACCTGTGCCAGAAAGCAACCTCAAGATAGGCAGCCAACACATTCTCTCCCTGCCGCGCCTACGCGTACTGCGGCAGGAGAAGTCCTACGGCATAACTAAGAATGGtattcacacgcacacagacagcgTGCGTACAGttggcaccgctgcgggaAAACAGTCCtggccttctctcttcctcgccgaTGAACAGCTACCGCGTCTGcctgcagaggaggcgcatcTTCCCACGCTATCTGTGCAGTTCGCTGGGCCGCCACGTCTGATTATGTCAACACCCGATGACCGAGACGCGGGTGACCTGTGCGAGCTTCGAGAGCAGGAAGCCCCTCCGTTGAAGGACACACTTTTCGCGCCATGTCCAATTCCGGCGTCCACCTCACGAGGCTGCAGCAAGCCAACGTCGGTTGTGGCTCCACTCTCGGCGTTTATGGTGGAGGCGCCTGTGCGTTGTGCCGTCGCGCACGACGATTCGCGGACGCCATTGAAAACGCCGCCAGCAGTCGGCGCACCACGCGACAACAAAGAGACGTCGGCCCACCTCGATACGCGGTACACTGAGCGCCTGCTCGACGCGCCGCGGAGCGCTGATGCACACAAGAGCTTGCAAGAGCTACAATCGCCTCAGCTCACTGCGCAGGAAGAGGGGCTGCTTCAGGAGTGCACCTCTatgaaagaggaggtgcaTAGTAGCGAGGGTGTGACCTTCGCCGATCCAGCGGAGCTGTGTGCACTGCGCACGGCAGAGGCCACCGCACTGGTCAGTTCCCTCTTCTTAACCACATCCAGTCCCCTGCCTCGAATGGGGAGCGGTGAGGCGACATCGGTGAAGTCACTCGCGGACGCCACAGTGCTGACCGAGGACGAAGCCACAGCGAACTCACCGTCATCGGTGCCGCCAGCTCGAACCCCTCGCGCCACCCAAGGGAACTTGAAGCAATTGCGGTGGCAGGTGTCTCGGACGATAGTGGACTCCATCTTGGcttgcaccgctgcggtTGACAGTGTGCCGATGTATAGGCTCGAGATGTATTCCGCAtacgaggtggaggagcccGCCATTGCTGTCACTCTTTTCcaaccaccgctgcctctccaGACGTTCCTCGAGGATCACCACGCTAGCGCCCTGCTTCCTCCGGCACCTGCTTCAGCCGATAAGGGGGACTTGTACCAGCTACGTCACCAGCTCGCCCATGAACTGGTCACGCTGGTAACGCAGTCCACTCATACCACCTAG